The following is a genomic window from Hydrogenobaculum sp. Y04AAS1.
TTTACCTCGCTAACCCATTTTCTGCAAGCTACGTTTCCATTCATATAACGTTTGTGAAATCCTTCCATGAGTGGAATGTGTTTTTGAAAATCTTCTACAAATACTTTTCTCCCACCCCTTGGAAATACCGCTGCTCCTATATCACCGCTAAAAAGTATCTTTGATCTTCTATCGTAAACAGTAAAGTTTCCTACGCTGTGAAGATAGTGAGCTGGTATAAACTCTAAAATATCTCCAGTTGGTAGAGTGTAAGTCATACCTCTATCTGGTATACCTTTTATTCTTCTTATATCTGTAACACCAAAATGAGGCACAAATCTCGTCCATAGGTTTGATATGTATACTTCTGCTGGTGTATTGGCAAGCCATAGAGCTATACCAGAAGATACATCGGGATCTTGGTGAGAGTAAAATATCATCTGTATATCGTTTATGTCTATATAGGTTGATGTGTTTGCTATAACTCTTGGAAATACGTACACACCCCCTGGATCCAGCAAAAATCCTTTTCCTCTATTTATTATAATGTATTGATTTACCTGAACAAACCCTTCTTCTTCCTCTTCTTCCCATCCAAGCCATATAAACTTGTGGTCTCCGTCATCATACAAAACTGCCCCATCCACTATAGATACATTCTCATTTGTAAGCATTTTTACCTCCTAAAATGTATAATTTTTATTTATTGTAATATATCAGAAGACAAAAATCAATGATTAATTATCGGTTAATTATCAAATTCAATCATATATTTTCTAAAGTACTTTGGAGCGTAGTGATTTTGCAACCTTGCGTTGGACCTTTCTCTTATTGCAACCGCTT
Proteins encoded in this region:
- a CDS encoding MBL fold metallo-hydrolase codes for the protein MLTNENVSIVDGAVLYDDGDHKFIWLGWEEEEEEGFVQVNQYIIINRGKGFLLDPGGVYVFPRVIANTSTYIDINDIQMIFYSHQDPDVSSGIALWLANTPAEVYISNLWTRFVPHFGVTDIRRIKGIPDRGMTYTLPTGDILEFIPAHYLHSVGNFTVYDRRSKILFSGDIGAAVFPRGGRKVFVEDFQKHIPLMEGFHKRYMNGNVACRKWVSEVKKRDIDMIAPQHGSIFKKEDANKFLDWLSSLRCGLDIINEIY